The genomic stretch aaaaaatggTTTCATTAAGTTGCCTGTAACTTACCCTTCTTACtggacagaaaagaaagagtTGCCTGCCTCTGCTTTTCCTGTAGAACAACAGAGTCAGGATTTTCACTGAATACTATCGataaataaaactgcagctgtTTACCAGATCTTGTtataaattaattaaaacagACTTGTATTCAGTTACCTGAACACTTTCCTTCCACTTTTGGTGGAGCAGTTTAGCCAGGTTGAGGTCCATCTGTACTGCACAGTCATCGGTAGAATCTGATCATTGTAGACAGGAGTGAAGGAATGGATCAGCTCAACAACAATGACCCCTGCAGCTTGGTTTTAAATTTTACTGAGAGTAATAAACTGAATCAACAGAATACAAAACCTAACTCTGTTTTGATTCTCAGTAAAGTCAAAATCTATTTATACCAAAAGATATTATTTGAGAAAGTTATCAGATTATGTCACTCCAAGGTCATCAAATACAAGTGATGCATTACATCAATATGCTATACAgtaatgtgtgtctgtgtgtgcgtatgtgtgagaGTAGAATGTGATTTTCTAAAATATGCATATATCATACTTGGGTTGATCTGCAACTGTCCTGTGTTGTAAAAATATCTCTTATGATCTCTGTAACTTATACACAATATTTGATGAGTTCTTTAagaatcacttcctgtcttatTTACCTGGGTCCACTCCCACTGGGCCAAACAGTTCTATTAGCTGGAGAGCCACCTCAGTGGGTAGCTTCAGCTCCACACTCTGGATATCCAAGTGATGACTTCCAGCAGCTCCCATGTGTCTTCTTCCAGGtatgtcctttttttcttcttcctctatcCTGTTTAGCTCAGCCTGCAGCAACGCACTGACCGCTTCCATGCTGGCCAACTCATCCTCAGTTTCAACAGTTGCCTCCTCAGTTACCAATCCTTCATCCCAAACTTCTgatcccacttcctgttcttgttCCATGCCTGTTCTCTCTCCTGCATTTGTCACGAGATGTTCTGTTTGAAGGGATGTTTCCAAAAGTGAAGTTGTTTCAGAACAACCTTTGTCCGTAACTGTACATTCAAGATGACCCCCAGAATTGCCGGGTCTCCAATCTGACTCTGACATTTTGTCCTCAATCCCAACAGGCTGGTTCTGAGTGTGACGTTTCTCTATTGCATCGGGACATGTTGCGTTTTCCACAACAGGCTTTATCTCATTTCCTCCATCCTCTGTACCATCCTTCAGTTTTTGGTCTACATCTTCTTCTTTGAAGAAGATCTCTCCAGAGTCCAGCAATAAGTTGGTGGTCCATTCCAAGTCCTGATGACATTTGTCAAAGAGATCCTCCAGGGTGTCAAAACTAACCAGTTTAAAATGACGGCTGAGGATGCGCAAACTCTCAAGTCTGTCTTGACTTACCCCAAGGTCTTTGTCTTCCAGCTGTGTGCTTTTGTCATGCACCACACGATACGGCACCTCTCTGTGGCTGCGTGAGTGAGCTGCAGTTGACAACTTAAACCAAGAAGAATTACCAGACAGCACAATAATGTTATGAAGTTGGCTATAAGTGGCGATGAACTCTTCATCTAGGTTATTCTGATTACTAAGACGCCAGAGAAAAGCAAAGTCCTGTGGTTCTGTCTGGGAGAAACAGTCTGAGACTCCTACAGACAGAGGGGAAGACGGCTGAGGCTTCGATCTTGACTGGATGGAAAGGTCAGAATTTGGCTCAAGACAAGTACTCCATTCAGGACCTAAATGTTGAACATCAGTGTTAGTGCTCATCTGACAACTGTTAACATTTATTGAGCCTACCACAGAATCCACTGAAGAAGAGGGGCAATTCTGGGTGAAGGTGAGGGCTAGTTTACACTGCTTTCCTGATCTACGGCCCTgatgctgcttcctctcctgaTTGCCTCCAATACAGGAACTACTTTCTGCTCCAACAGAGTTCCCACAAACAGGACTCAGATTGAAGTTGCTATTTTGACTTACATTGGCAACAGAACTAGTATGTGTGCTGCCATCTACCTCGGTGACAGTAGTATCAAGCTCCATATCATCACCACAGTGTACATCTGCCTCAACAGTGTCAGATAGAGCCAATGAACTAATATCAGGAGATAAGAGGGGACTCGTAATGGCTGGTTTTAAAGCCAGAGATCCCGTTTCATTGTGACTTTCCTTGTTGATATTTACATCATTTTCTGCTTTGGGAACTCCCCAATCATCCATTAAGGCTACCGTGGTATTAGAAGAGTCATTCATCTTCTGGTCCAACACAAAGTCAGGTAATTCTCCATGGCTGCGGTTTAGTAACATGTCTTGTTCTTTCTCTTTACTGCTGGAGCTACCATAACATCTATATGCTTCCTCCTTGTTTGGCTCTAATTCTTCTTCAGAGCTTGAAGATAGGGAGGATGAACTGAAATTGTCCATCTGAATGTCAGCAACATCTGTCTGAATAAGATCCAGAAGCTTCTGAAACTCTGTTTTATCGGCCTCAGGCTGTAATTTGTTTTGGGTTTCATTGGATCGAGATGCAGCTTCGTCTGTGTTCTCATGTCTTTCTTTAcacccttctcttctcttcctcacctgGCGCTGCTGTAGAAACCCCTCACATGGCCAGTCTCCTGTAAAATCCATTTGAGGTATGCCTTGTACACCCTCGTGCCTCAGCAAGtcacttgtttgtgtttcctcttcctttgaCCTTTCTTTGTCCCCCAATTTTCTATCTGATTGGTTGGCATATTTCACCAGATCTGCAGGCTCCAGGTTGTCCAAACAAGATCTCCTACTTGGCCTCTCTCGTCTTACTCTTTGTCCAATTGTCTCAGAAAAAACTGCAGACATTTCATCACCCTGCTGATCTTCATTCATCACTGACTCCACTAGACAATCTGGGATTGTCTGATCAACTGTCAGATGATGTAGCTCCAACTGTGCATCCAGCTCACATTTTACTTCATCTGAATCTATGTCCTTGTCCATCTCTGGCATTTCAGGATTTTCTGCGGCTGTTCCAGTTGGTTGAAAATTGAGGGATTCTAATTCAGTAAACCTGCAGGCTCCATCTTCCACAAGTCCCATTTCACCACTAAGACCAGTAGAAGAAACATCAGGAAGTGAGGAGAacagatgaggatgagacaATTCAGGCTGTCCAACAATGTCGGGACAATGTGTCTCAGAAGATAACAACCTGGAGAAATCAGAGGAAATGTGGATGCTTCACCTCACAGCACAAGAGTGGCACAGCATTTTTAAACAGTGCTAtttcttaaatatttattcatctagattaaataatttatttgtcAGCCGATAAAATTGAACATCGACTAGTTAAATGTATAATATCAACAAAGCAGACCAACTGCTCTTACTCAGAGCTTTCATCCTCCAGAAGGTGGCATTGTTGGAACTCCATCTGTGGTCCTAAGATGGACTGGACAGAGACAACACGCTCGTACTTACTGAGCATATGCCGTATGGTCTCCAAAGGCACGTCATGTGTGGTACGTCTGCACACATAAAAAGGACAAATACAAACTAGGTTTCTTTAGCATAGATATTGCTTAACTGCCACTTTACAAGATTATTAGAAAATCTAAATATTACATATACTTGTTACttgtattaaaacaaaaatttgGTTTATATTCATTTAGCcattagatttttaaaaaggtctAACTGAAATCAATCACTGGAAAAATAGTAAATATCATTATTCTTGTACCTCATCAGTTCTCTGGGCTTATACCGCCACCATGTGTCTGGCTCCCGGAACAGGACCTTGTATCCATGTTTGACTGCCTAATACCAAAAAGAGACCAAAAGGACTCTATATGCATTGTTTCAATGTGAGGTAAACATTATGAATGTAGTTTCTAGAGTGCTAAATTCTACAGTTAGTgataaaatatcaatatttccTGTATTGCAGGAGATTTGACTGACCTGAATCACATAGGGTCTCATCTCCCAGCCTTGCAGGTTTGTGTTGTCGATGATAATGGGGTTAGAGCCCCTTTGAAAAGCTTCTTTGGCTGTGCCATGAAATTGTGacgagagagaaggaaaaataaactTGATCGACATGATAAAATATGCTTATGCCTTTTCTCAACAGGTTGCCGGTTGGTAAACAATAATCCTAATCTTTTTGTTCCACAAGAGACAATGAGATGGATTCTCTACTGCCAGTTCAATAaataagttaaataagaccATTTTATCTAAAGATTATTGTGATTGACAAGTTGGCCTTAGTCAATTACAGAAGATCAAAAAAACTCTGGGTTGACCTTCAGTGTCCATTTTTGAAAGAAGAGTCTCTTGGTGCCGAGTTGTCTTACCTCTTTTGTGGTTCGACTCGTGGGCATCCCCCAGAGCATTGGGGTTAAACTGATAATCTCCATTGTGAGTGAAATAGTCATCTGTGGATAGTATAACAGCACCTGGGTTATGTTCCATCAGGGCtctacagaaaaacacacacacattgaggtAAAAGTCCCTCATTCTCAAAAACAAGCAAATCCACAGAAATAATTCTCATTTAATCATGAGGAGATCCACAAGCGAGTATATGAatgaaagacaggaaaaaagaaaagggttgTTCACAAAAATATATGTGAATATCACAAATTACGAGAGTattgaaagctttttttttgttttttttaccttgcCAAGGTTGACTTCCCAGAGCCAGGAGCACCACGCAGCAGCACAAGGACCCTCCCATGTAGCCTAAGCCGGTTGTGAGGGACAGGCAGGGCCCAGGACTTTGGAATAGTAGCAGAGGGTCTGAGAGGTGCTATACTGATGGGCCTGTGACTTGGCCAGGGAATCGAGGCCTGTGGCTGGTTGGTCAAATTGGAAGGCAGCTGAGCAACAGGGATGATAAAGGCAGGCCCTTGGTTTTGACCAACATGTGGAGTAAATACAGGAGCGTCTATGTTCAAGGGTGACTGTAAGTAGCCACTTGGCTCTGGAGTCAAGACGCTTACTTTAGCTCTTGCTCCTCCAACAGCAGTATTTACAGACATATGAAAAGGCTGTTGCTTTTTATACACCTGAAAAGCTGAAGGACGCCCGGATGCTCCCAGATCCAGTGAAGGTTTTGGCTTGTCTGTAGGTGTTTCTGCCATCAGCTGTGTGAAGTCCATTGATGGTTTCTCTTTGATAACACTCTCATTCTCCCAAGTGCTGGGTGGGTCAAGTACAGAGGAAGCTCCATACATCTGGCTCCCCTGGCTACCAGATTCAAGCTGCAAGCTAGACTGAAGCAGTTCAGGGAGGTCTTGTTTTGAAATTAATGGAGAGGACGAGTTCTGGCTAATGTGTTGCTCTTGTTGTATGGTTCGGGTCTCTAGCTCCTGATCAACCAGGAGGTCTAGTTCTTCTCTCAGAGAGTCAGAGCAATGATCAGTGGAGTCAGCTTCTGCTCCTGAATTAGATAAGAGTTGTGGACTGAGCAGGGCTGAGACAGTACGCTCAAAGCCAGAGATCGGAgatggtcctggagctgcacctTCAGCGGCGATTGAAAGCTCCAAGAGAGAGTCCATAGCATGTTCAACTAAAACAAAGAGTGTAAAAATTAATCATTAGTCTGATTTCTAGTGCTAGGATGAGTTTTTACAATCCAGGagttaatataaaaatattaatTCCTGGATTGTAAAAACTCATCCTTGTGTCTTTAAACTAAAATCCAATCGACATTATGATTTAGCTTTGTGTGAGGGCCATTCAATCTGAATTTCCTACTTAAAGTTAAAATGCCATTTCCCCTCAAAATATATTAACAGGTGTAGTGCACCATTGTTGTGATGTGGTTCTAAATCCACTGATAAATGATAAGTGTTTCTATTAAAACCAGCTACGACCATTTGTGGTTTTATCAATTAAATAGGAAGCCATAACGAGTTGTCTCCATCCTATCCTGATTATGAGTGCTATATAATCGGCTCACTCAGCTGAGAGCTGTAAATATTCTGTCTTCTAAAATCATTAGGGATTGGTGTAAAAACCAATGGAACTTTTCACTGAAAAACAAGGTTACTGAATTTAAATCAACTGCAACATCAGAAAAGACAGTAGCAAACACAATTTATATTATGTAACTCAACTGTCCTGATGTGACGTAGGTTACGCAAAACTCGAAAGtacttttgtttgattttgaagGAGACTGTTTTTTGATTCGTTACAGTTAACATGAAGTGTAGCTCTTGATAAATGGTTGTCTATTGTCGGTTTAACTCATCTTCAATAAGCATGCGACGTTTGTGCCGTTATAACATAAGTGACATGAACAACGCTTTTAATCAAGTAACAAATTCAAACGGTGCGGTTGCATAAGTGTTATTGTGCTTATATTCCATCGATCGGGATATACTGTATGTCCGTCAACATATGGCTCTGGTACAAACAGGTACAACAGGTGAATATGAGCGCGTGGTCCGACAACTATTTCTACCTTGGAGGAATCGTCTGCTAACAAGCTGAGCGTCTCAATATATACACGTTTATCGATCAATATCATTCCCATAACCCGCAGAACAGGTTGTAACACTGGTGTTTGTCGCTACCTTTAAAATCACACTCGGCTAGGACGATGTAGATGACGTCAGGGTCCAGGTGAGAGAACATCTCCTGCATCCCCTTAATGATTCTCTCTTTGTCGGAGTTAGACAGTGGGGCGCTGGATGGAAAGTTGCCCGCCATAGCGCTGTCAAATTCATGAGGTCCTCGACGACCCGTGTTTTGATCGGGGCTTCCCACTTCCGGCGGCCCGCCAGGAACTCTGGCTGGACTCTGGTCGCTTTTCTTTTTGCGCGGCATTTCGGGCTCCAATCTGCTACACACAGCGAACTAGGTAGCCACGGACAATGAGAAGGTAGCGCGGAAGTAAATGCATGATAGCGCCTCTGAGAAGTAAACTACAACTGCTGAGAGTTACGACATCGGTACAACACTTCCAGAGGCGGAACTAACCGAAAACACGTCCGTTCCAGGGCTGATGGGCGTCACGTGCTGTAAAGCCGGAAATGAATTAAAGCTATGTGCACAGGAATGTGtggattctcaatcatccagtcatagttatccaaggtagttttctgtgtcaactggactgtttttcttctcttttgaagacgtttcgacttctatccagaaggcttcttcagttccaGAAAActacacagaaaactaccttggatatttACACAGGAAGTTACGGAGTCCCTAAAGGGACAtgcacaaaattaaaaaaaattaccttTATTTGGCTTTCAACAACTCCTCGGATATTTCAACTGCTGCTAAGTAAGTTTCTGGTATGCACTAGTTTTATAAAGTCCTCATTTTGGTTTACAGTTCTTGAAATTACCAGACCTGGTCTACAGTACcttttatattttaatgtaGGCCTTTATTAAAAGAACATTGCTTGATTGTTAATCTCCATCAAAAGATTCTGCAGGAATGACAAATAAATGACTTCTGAAACCTGAAATGCTATTTTGGCGCAAGGGATACACTGATTTTGAACGTCATTGATTTTTGTTTATAAAGAGAACTAGAATCATCTGCCAAAACCAGGGATATAGATGGATGTCCACCAAAGGCAAGGAGCAATTCTTTAAGGACTAGACCCAAGAGGAACACGATGGCTCCATCTCTAAACCTATTTTTCTAAATGGCCCAATTGAGCATTTGGATACTTTTCAGGCACTTCGGATTCTGTATTACTGCCTTCATTGAGGGGTAATTATCTTATTTGGGTGGATGCATTTACTACTAGCATTTACTCCATTGCAATATGCATGATGGTCTACTGTCGAAATCTAAATTGAGGGAGTAGGCGAGGTTTCTTCAGGTGGGAATCAGTggatttcttcatctctctcttttctgaTATAGAAATTTTATCTTAGAAAGCAAGTAGCGGCTGCTTATGATGCACCCTGCTGggtcctctcttctcttctcttctcttctcttctcttctcttctcttctcttctcttctctctcttctcttctcttctcttctcttctcttctcttctcttctctataTCCATCTAAACGTATTGCCATCTTCATAGCTTTATGCTaacctactgacctccaaccctgctgacccactcaactcctataccagcagtttgttataacTTTCCATGATCTCTTCCTATTctttcctctacctgtcctctccacttctcctccttttctacccagctggccatcagcaggagagtccttctgcatgagcctggtcctgctcaaggtttcgtcctgttaaaggggagtttttccttgttgggtctcaggccctgggattctgtaaagcgccaaaaaacaattttgattttaacagacGCTATGAAgcttgattgactgattgattgatctgtctgtttaaaaaaaaatacatttgaatatACCCTTTTGTTTCTCGCCAGGTTGAGGTAGATGAGACCTGCTGAATGTGGGATTCCCATGTCATGAGGCCACTGAAGAATGACAATGAATGCCCTGCTGTCAACCCAAAAACCTGCATGTTTCCAGAACTCCAAAGAACTTATATCTGTTTTTCAGAAGTGGAATATTGCACATATTGCATATTGCATAGATATTGCACAGTTTTGTCAGAGTAAATGCACATTCTAATCATCATTCTGAAGGTGGAGGTCACAGTTACATCTCCCAACAGATGCTTTTAAGAAATGAATTAAGATATATCCATAATTTATTACATCTATATTAAAGCACACAATATTTCTGTAGCTCAGCTAGAAAATTACGGTTTTACTTTCAGTTATGTGTATCGTGGTGTTATTCAATGTATTGGAATTTAGTCACTGACAAATTCAATAATGATATTTATGTAAATGTTGATGTAACCTTGAATTAAAAGCATATGCCAATTAACTTCCTGTCAAATTTAAAACTTTCTTTGTGAAAATTCAATaaagtcaataaaataaatctccctaaaagagaaaagaataaataaatatataacgCCTGTCTATTTTATTGGGTCCTTGCTGGGTCCTTCAGGCGCTATGGACTGCTGTTTCATTCTTCCATCTGATTCGTTCATTTGACAGAGAAAATAGGTGTTTGGTTTTGTGGAAAAGCGTTGTTGTAGTATTGAAACTTGTACACCGCAAGAATGTCAGAGGAACGATCAGAAAGATCTGATGGAAgaattgttaaaatggaaaTCGACTACAGTTCAACTGTAGACCAGCGTCTCCCGGAATGCGAAAAAATGGCCAAAGTGAGTATGTTCGAAAAGAGGCCAGCGCTGGCTGAGTCATGGTGCATCACGGTCTGATACCTTCGAAGCTAACGTGTATTAGCATTACTTACgctgttttaaaaatacatgtatGTCTATATATAATCGTAAATTTAGAATCACTACTAAAGTCAGTGCATCTAGatacatttttatcacaaaACTTGTTGAAAACAAGGTAGCATGCTAACCGTTTAGCGGATATGCTTTTTAATATATTGGCAGTGTCAATACACTGACGTGCTTGTTGGAATGCCAATAAAACTCAATGATATTTGTGAACATCAAAATCACGTCAAAAGATTTTCATCCTGAATAAATCAATGTTTCACCCATAGGAGGGCAAGCTGCAAGAGGCCATCGAGGGTTTGTTGTCACTGGAGAAGCAAACGCGAACGGTAAAATGATTGAACTTGTTTTGATATCTTTAAGGCGGATGACGTTTTTGTTTAAGCAATATGGTGTTAGACATTTATAAAGTCTaagaatattttatttcaatAGCTGTGTCCTTAAAAGCAGTGGATTTCCAGATAATTTGATATGATGTTATTGATAAAAGTAGTGAATTTACTAAGAACAGTAAAATTATTGGTGTTTTTTGAACCTCTGACTTCTGTCAGGCATCAGACATGGTGTCCACCTCCAGAATCCTTGTGGCTGTGGTGCAGATGTGCTATCAAGCTAAAGACTGGGATGCCCTGAATGAAAACATCATGTTGCTCACCAAAAGGAGGAGTCAGCTTAAACAGGTTGATTACTAATAACTCTTTACTAATCTAAATGGTggttgaaaaataaaatcattgtgatccaatacccccccccccccccccccaactcgtTTCTTTTGGCAATATAAACAGTTGTGTAAATGTCATTGAAGTGAAAGAAATAATGTAAAGTCATATTGTAAAGTAATACTCAGATGCCTTATCTCTCTGTGTCCTCATCAGGCTGTTGCCAAGATGGTGCAAGAGTGCTACAAGTATGTGGATGCTGTGACAGACCTCAACATCAAGCTAAGACTTATTGACACACTTCGCACTGTGACAGCTGGCAaggtttgttcttttatttagaTTTCTGACAATGTGTACTCTACTGGAAAAAACGGCCAGGTCCCACCTTCTTTCCTGCTAATGTTTTAAGAATGCTGTCATCATAGATCTATGTAGAGATTGAGCGTGCAAGGCTAACGAAGACCCTGGCCAATATCAAGGAGCAGAGTGGAGATGTCAAAGAGGCAGCAGCCATtcttcaggagctgcaggtATTTCATGAACCCAGCTTGCAATTTTTGACAGGTAAAATTGGCACACAGCTCTGTTTGAGATGTTGTTTTCAACCTTGGTTCTCTCCTGCATGCTTAGGTTGAGACATATGGCTCcatggaaaaaaaggagaaagtggaGTTTATACTTGAACAAATGAGACTTTGCATTGCTGTTAAAGATTACATCCGCACCCAGATCATCAGCAAGAAGATTAACACCAAGTTCTTTCAGGAAGAGGGCACTGAAGTAAGGAGATATCTGACATGTTGGCTTTCATATAACACTGAACTGTTTTGTGAAGTTAAATTGACAGGATGGTTTGGTTTGCCGTCTGTGTGATCTCATTAGTAACACTGTTACTAAACACAGGGTTTTGTCTTATTGTAATATATCAGGAATCAAAGTTGAAGTACTACGACCTAATGATCCAAGTGGACCAGCATGAGGGCTCTTACCTTTCTATCTGTAAACATTATCGTGCCATCTATGACACCCCCTGTATcttagaggacagcagcaagtgGCAACAGGTATGTGAGTCTTTAATGTGTGGTTTACTGTGGTTTAGTCAGTGCCCACAGCAAGCGAGGAGGTTGTAGATGTAAATATACAATCACAACTATGAATGTAGATGCCATTGGAGTCATGTGGTCACATTTTTACTTGGGGCATTTTCAATTTGTGTTtaattttgttgtttgtcagtAGTTGAAATAAGAtacaaatattttaatttaacttaaatgaataaatgattgcGTATCACCTTATTTTGCTTACATGCACCCCAACAAAACACAGTTATTTAATATAGGACATCTAAAAATAGGTCGCCAAACAGTTGTAAGTTCTAATTGGTTTTTTTGAGGTGCTTTTCATGAAAATATGATTTTCATATGTATGCTTCGTCTCCGTTGTTTTTCAGGCCCTGAAGAGTGTGGTGCTGTACGTTATCCTTTCCCCTTACGACAATGAGCAGTCGGACCTTGTGCACAGAATCAGTAAAGACAAAAAACTTGAAGAAATCCCCAAATACAAGTACGACAATCCTGAGAACATTGATTCCATCAGATCGATTCGTCTTATGAGACGTGGGTATAAGTTTCACGTTTTCGTTTGCAGGGATCTTCTGAAACAGTTCACCACAATGGAGCTGATGCGCTGGACCTCACTGGTCGATGATTATGGAAAGGAGCTGCGAGACGGCTCCCCTGACAGCCCTGCCACCGATGTCTTTTCCTattcagaggagggagagaagcgGTGGAAGGATCTGAAGAACAGAGTGGTGGAGCATGTGAGTTGACATCTGTTGCTGCTTTTCCACTGGCAGCCCCGTTTGCCCCTGTGAGCTACAGTATTTGAGCCCAGTGTGGTTAaggataatgt from Takifugu flavidus isolate HTHZ2018 chromosome 6, ASM371156v2, whole genome shotgun sequence encodes the following:
- the psmd12 gene encoding 26S proteasome non-ATPase regulatory subunit 12 yields the protein MSEERSERSDGRIVKMEIDYSSTVDQRLPECEKMAKEGKLQEAIEGLLSLEKQTRTASDMVSTSRILVAVVQMCYQAKDWDALNENIMLLTKRRSQLKQAVAKMVQECYKYVDAVTDLNIKLRLIDTLRTVTAGKIYVEIERARLTKTLANIKEQSGDVKEAAAILQELQVETYGSMEKKEKVEFILEQMRLCIAVKDYIRTQIISKKINTKFFQEEGTEESKLKYYDLMIQVDQHEGSYLSICKHYRAIYDTPCILEDSSKWQQALKSVVLYVILSPYDNEQSDLVHRISKDKKLEEIPKYKDLLKQFTTMELMRWTSLVDDYGKELRDGSPDSPATDVFSYSEEGEKRWKDLKNRVVEHNIRIMAKYYTRITMKRMAGLLDLSVDESEEFLSSLVVNKTIYAKVDRMAGIINFQRPKDPNDLLNDWSHKLNSLMSLVNKTTHLIAKEEMIHNLQ